Proteins from one Fragaria vesca subsp. vesca linkage group LG6, FraVesHawaii_1.0, whole genome shotgun sequence genomic window:
- the LOC101306647 gene encoding mitochondrial substrate carrier family protein B-like, with the protein MSMEARVGVVEGGQRALNSALNQQTKQSLNPQSQVGTLNQLLAGGIAGAFSKTCTAPLARLTILFQVQGMHSDVSALSKASIWREATRIVNEEGFRAFWRGNLVTIAHRLPYSSVSFYAYERYKKLLHSTFGEDLRGNATTDMCVHFLGGGMAGITAASATYPLDLVRTRLSAQKNVVYYRGIGHAFHTICREERFLGLYKGLGATLLGVGPSIAISFSVYEALRSFWQSERPNDSTVMVSLACGSLSGIASSTATFPLDLVRRRMQLEGAGGRARVYNTGIVGTFRHIIRNEGLRGLYRGILPEYYKVVPSVGIVFMTYETLKMFLSRIHTSD; encoded by the exons ATGAGTATGGAAGCTCGTGTTGGAGTTGTAGAAGGAGGGCAGAGAGCTCTGAATTCAGCTCTCAATCAGCAAACCAAGCAGTCCCTCAATCCCCAGTCCCAGGTTGGCACCCTCAATCAGCTCTTGGCTGGTGGGATTGCTGGTGCCTTTAGCAAAACCTGTACCGCTCCACTTGCTCGCCTCACCATCCTCTTTCAG GTGCAAGGAATGCATTCTGATGTTTCAGCATTGAGTAAGGCGAGCATATGGCGAGAGGCTACACGTATTGTCAATGAGGAAGGTTTTAGAGCATTTTGGAGAGGCAATCTCGTTACTATTGCTCATCGTCTTCCATATTCTTCAGTCAGCTTCTATGCTTATGAACGCTACAAGAAA TTGTTGCATTCAACTTTTGGTGAAGATCTTAGGGGTAATGCAACTACCGATATGTGTGTACACTTTCTCGGTGGTGGGATGGCTGGTATAACAGCTGCCTCAGCTACATATCCACTAGATCTTGTGAGGACACGTCTATCAGCTCAG AAAAATGTAGTATACTACAGAGGCATCGGACATGCATTTCATACAATTTGCAGAGAAGAAAGATTTTTGGGATTGTATAAAGGACTTGGAGCAACTCTATTG GGTGTTGGACCCAGCATAGCAATCAGTTTCTCCGTTTATGAGGCTTTGAGGTCTTTTTGGCAGTCTGAAAG GCCCAATGATTCTACAGTCATGGTGAGTCTTGCTTGCGGCAGTCTTTCAGGCATTGCGTCATCAACAG CAACATTCCCTCTAGATCTGGTGAGGCGAAGAATGCAATTAGAAGGGGCCGGTGGTCGGGCCCGTGTCTATAACACTGGCATAGTAGGAACTTTTAGGCACATAATCCGGAACGAAGGCCTGCGTGGCTTGTACAGAGGAATTCTGCCAGAATATTACAAGGTTGTTCCCAGTGTAGGCATTGTCTTCATGACGTACGAGACATTGAAAATGTTTCTGTCACGCATCCACACAAGTGACTAG